The genomic DNA gaccagaagaaggtgctggatcccACAGAGCTGGAGTGGTGGCTGTGAGCATCCCACTGTGGGTGCTAGAAAGTTCTCTTAAGTGCtgcgccatctctctagcctctgtggAATTTTTAAATACACGATTTGTCTTTTAAAGGTATTTTCCAAGATTTCTATCAACTGATAAGTAGATAATCAAAACACAATATATTCATGCCATGGAATAATATCCAGCAATAAAAACGAAAGAACTACCAGGTTCATGCTACAGCACGTACAAACCTTGAAATCAGGTTAACCTGAAGAAGTCAGACAGCCAAGGATGGCGGCACAatcctgtagtcccagcattcaggaggctgaggcaggggcattaggagtttcaggccaggggctggagagggctcaaggattaagaacactggctgcctttccagaggaccttcagttcctggcacccacatggcagctcacatgcCCTACTCCGAGCCCAAGGCACACACCtgggaaacactcatacacataaaagtaaattaattaattagaaaaaagaCTTTCAGGTCTGCCTGAACTACATGGGAAACCCTGTCAACAATCAAAACAGGAAGAAGCCAGATGGAAGGATGCATGTTCTGTGAACCCAGTGACATGTATGTCCACAGAGTGTTTCGGGACAGAGAGACTGGTGGGTCTGGGGGTGGAAGGTTTGTTTTCAGCatggaaagaaaaatctaaaaccaaTTGGTGGTGGTAGCATAACCTTGAATATGTAAAACCCCTTGAATTGCACACTGTAAGATGGCTCCTTGTATGTTCTATGAAGTGCATCTCAATACACCTGTTACCAAAAGGGGATACTTTACAAGGAAGATAAATTCACCAGCCACTGTAATTCTTGTGGCTGAACCTTTGTTCAGCTCTGACCTTCAGAAAGCAAAGCATGAAAGAAACCCAGGGGTTGAGTAAGTCCTCTTAAACCAGGTAGCGGACCCACCTAGTTCAGGCCCCTGCAGAGTTAAAGCAGAAGCTCCCACACCACCattttctgttttgggttttgaaaATAGGATTTCtatagtccagctggcctggaggTTTCtggcccaggctagcttcagacttGCAACACAACAGTCCTGGAACAACTCTGGCATTCTGGGATTACGGGCTTCCCCAcgcatgccatttttttttttaaagatgtggtcTCCACATGTAGCCCCGGTTGAACAAAAGCTTAGCCCTCTGCTTCAGCTTTCTGGGTGCCAGGGTTGCAGGTGTAGGTCACCTTACCGGCCTACTAAACAAATCTTGGTCACACAAGTTACACAAATACACTCTCAGCTGGCAAAAACACTGGCACATCTGGGTTCCCTTAACACGTCTTCTCCCTACCCGCAGCCCTGCAGTTACTGCTAAAAGACATCATGTCCCCAAAAGAACATAAGGGGCTTATGCCAGTGGAAGGCTTAGCAGGTTCCCCTGGCCAGGGCCTCGGCTCCTCTCCATGACATGGACGTCTCCTCTGCACTGAGCTCCAAGAACATCCTCGCTTCAAAATCCTAACCACTCCCCTGAGACCCATCAAACCTAGGCCATCTTCGGAATTCTAACGCTGTCTCAGCGCCACCAAGGAGCCCTCATCGCCAACAGGCTCCCTGCCCTCTACCCCACAGTCAGACTAACTTGTGCTCTCACTTTGGGACCGCTCCCCACAGCATGGCCACCTGGCAGTATGGACTCCCGGAGGCCAGGGGCTGGGTGGGGCAATCCTTCTCCATAGGAGGTGTGCCAATTGCAAGACAACCACTGAGATCAAACACTGTCTTCTCCCCAGAGGGATGCAGGGAGTAATAAGTTCTGACTTGTACGAATAGACAGACTGTCTCAGAAGCCACTGTGTGCCAGGTGTTGGAGAGCAGGCAAGTCCGTGCCTTTACCTTCCATCCCCCCAAGGATATACTTTGGAGGCCATCATGGCCCCTGTGAAGAATCCTGGGATAACGAAGCACAATCCAGATGAGAGTGTGAGGTAGCAACCCTAAGTTCCCTTGGGGATAAGAGAACGGAGTCCAAGCCAGGAtatgagggagaagaggaggctaCAGCCCTTCGCCTCTCTCAGCTTTCCCACCGCCTCTCCCTCCTGCCAGCTGCCCGAAcagttggtagaacacttgcctgaaGCCCCAGATGtgatccccagcagcacagaaaccAGGTGGAGTGGCACATCCCCTAAACCCcagcagttcaaggtcactcttcagctatatagtgagctcGAGGGCAGCCTAGTATaccagagaccttgtcttaaaatatatCTCTCGGCCTTTGGTTCCTTCACTAACAGGTAGACAGCTCCTTCAGGGTACCCGCCCAAAGAAAGAAGGGACTAGACCAAGCAGCAGTATTTCCAGCCCTCTCCACAGTGGTTTGCTCCTTCTACGTACACACAGGACTGAGAAGCAGCTGACCTGGTGTCCAGCAAATCAGACTCTTGTTTGCACTGCCTCTCTTGTTGAGATAACCTGCTCAACCTCCCAGGATCAAATGCTCGGCAGAGTTCCCCAGCCAAGCAGGAGCCCACAGACCAACGTAATCCTTGtttatttctccatctcttcccacgTTTTCCTTTAAGAGCTGACAATCTGCCATCCAGTCAGACACCTGGGAGCGACCTCCCCTTCTAGCTTAGCTCTATCCAACCTGTGGTCCTGCCCAccttctccacctcctgagcCCCGTCCTCTACCGTAAATCCTGACTCTCCTCAGCCTCGagctgcctcagccttcctccgTAAGACAGTCAGAGCTAATTTCTCAAGCAAATCTAGCAACGTCACTTCAGTGCTGGTTCTTCTTAGGTCGCAGATTCTTTAAGAATCTGAAcccggctgggcggtggtggtgaacgctcttaatcccagcactggggaggcagaggcgggtggatctctggtatagttcaaggccagcctggtctacgagagctacagagaaaccctgtcttgaaaaaaaaaatctgatccaggtggtggtggtgcacgcctgtaattccagcccctgggaagcaagaaaaagaatctgataaaggaactggagagatggctcagtggttaaagaacactggctgctcgtGCAGGAAACCTGAGTTGGATTCCCGCACCCACAAGGTAGGTCTTACAACTGCtttcaattccagttccaggggatttgatacccTCTCCCGACCTCTGTAAGCACCAGGAACgaaagtggtacacagacatacatgcagacactcctacgtataaaataaaatttaaaagtaaacatgaaaaataaatgtgaaagaaTTTGGTAAAAAGCTATAGGCTGGTATACCATCACCCCAAAGATGTCTCTAGACCTCTAGAACCCTAGAACCAGAGAACACAGGTCAGTTGATCCTGAACTGGAGGCTGTTCTGGTCCCAGCTTGATCATGAGGGTCCTTACCCGTGAGGAGGAAGGCAAAGCAAGAGAGCAGAAGAACCCAGCCTAATACCACTGGGGCTGACAGCAGAGGATCTgagcctccacccccacccccggaacCTCAGTGAGAGGCACAGCCCTGCTGATCCCCCCACCTTGGACTAGGAGCCCGTGTCAGACCTCCAATGCAAGAAAATGAATTTGTATGAGCAAGAGGCACCGAGTGTGTGGGAAACTTAGAACAGCAACGGTGAACTCATATCCTCCGCGGATAATTACTCACAGAATTCTCCACGGTCTTAGATATCTAAGGCTCAAGCCTTCCCTCTGTCTGAGGACTCCTAGGAACTTGCTGGCTACTGTCCTGCCTTTTCATTGCCCCATATTGGGGCAGTTGACCCGCTGGGCAAGGCACTTGGCCCCTTCAGACTGGTCTTGCCAGTCTCTAATGAACCTCTACCACCCCCAACCAAGGATGGCCCCGTAGTAAACCTAAACAACAGAGCCATTCCTCACTCAGAACAACTTGCAACCTTTAGGGGGCTGGCTGGTTACTGTTTTGTCAGCTTGAGACAAGCAAGCGTCATCTGGAAAAGGGAAGCTCTCTTGAGAAAATACCCCCATCAGATTGGCCGGTAGGCAAGTCAGTTGGGCATTTTAGTATaaggatggatgtgggagggccaagcCTACCGAGGGCGGAACCACTGGTGGGATGGGGGTgcaggcgggggtggggtggtataagaaagcaagccaggaagcagccttCCTCCGTGGTTTGATTTCAGTTCTAGCCTCCAGGCTCcggccttggcttcccttgatggaCTGCAAcctataaaccaaataaatctttttctccccaagttggttttggtcagtgctttatcacagtaagagaaagcaaactagcACGGGGGCTTTCTTCAGTGTTTGGCTCGCTTCCCCttcacaaccaaaacaaaacctacGCACATCCCAGACGTCTGGCACCAGGCCAGCTCAGGGTGCGCGGATGGGTGACCCTCCtcaaggcggggggggggggggggggggggggggggggggggcggggggggggggggggggggggggggggggggaagaagccTCGTCCTAGGAGGCGTACCCAGGTCACGTGATTGTGAATCATTTCCCTTCACCCGAAGTTCCTTCTACTTGTACTTCTCCGAGATGCCGCTCACactgagaaaaaataagaaagttccCCGGGGGAGGGGCAGGATCCTGGTTTGGTTCTTATTATTTCTGAGACGGAGAAACAGGATGGGCTTGAGGGAGCCAGCGGGGCTCCTGGTTAGTCTGGTTCAGGGCCTGGGCACCGACACTGCTGAGCACTCACCTATGAGCGTGATGGCCCGTGGCAGTTTCTTGCTGTCCATTCCTGCGCGCTGCAGCAGCTCGGCATCTTCTTTGCTCAGTCCGGGCTCCTGACAGCGGCAGCGACAGGTGGGTGAGCCCGGGGGGACAGCGCTGCCCTCGGCGGGGCCGATCCACTCGGTCGGGGTGGCGGCCAGGGGCGATGCACGACCCCACGTGGAGCCCGATGACGGGACGCGTGGCAGCCGCGGGAGCGTGGACGCGGAGCGGCGGGGGAAGGCGGGCGATTCTGGCACCGGCACGGTGAGGAAGCGAGTGGACGGCGCGGGCGAGGGCGAGCGGCTGCTTCCCGCCGCGCCCACGGGTTTAACGCGCACGTCTACCTGCAGCTCCATGGGCGCAAAGGACCCGGGCTCTCCTGACGCCGTCCAGGGCTGCAGCTCGGCCTCGCCGTCCCGGGGCTGCTCGGCCCACTTGGGGCTCGGCGACGGCGGCTCGCGGCTGCATGAGCCCAGGCGGCGGAAAGCgccatagcccaggctgagcgGCGGCAAGCGCGGGGAACCAGACCGAGCCGGAGGCTGCGGCTTCTCCGAGAGCTCCCGGAGATCCGCGTCCGCCGCCTCCTGCCCAGTCCGCTCCGGCCTCGGGTTACCGTCTGGAACCCGGGGTTGCGGTGCCTCCACGGGGATCTGCAGTTGCTCCGTTTCCGGGCTTTCTAAGGGCTCCTCTGGGTACCCGGCCGCGGCCTGGCCTCCCCCAGAAGCTTCCCGGGTCCATTCCATCCCGCGTGCCGAGTCCCCGGGACACGCCGAGCGCTATAACTAGGCAGGGTTCCCAGAAACTTCGCGCCTGTCCCTGAAGTTGTCAACTTTACGCTTCTCTAAAGGACCCCTCTGTGATTGGCTGTGGCTACGAATTGGCCACGCCTCTCGGAGGTCCAGCCCCGCCTTTCCGTGGCACAGGTTGGTGGGCGGGGTTGGCTGAGCGAGTCAGAGGGTGGGGTGGCTCTAAAAGCAGTCCTGGGAATCTGAGACCAGCAGATTCCCCGTCTCCTTCATCCCTAGCCCCACCCGTTCCCTGAGTTGGCTTTGTACCGCGTGTGGGTTCTGTTATAGATTAGGCGGGAAGACATTGGCTAAATCCGTGTGGACAAGGATTTCAAAAGTATCAGAGCAAAGGAAAGGGATGGGATGTTCTTCTAAAGAGTGGCAGAGGGTCACTGGTTGCACAATTTGGGAGAGGATAAAAGATTCAAGTCCTGATTCCAACTCTGGAAGTGTGGAACTAACACATTTGGAAAATGAGGAATGAGCTAGGGGCcttggcccacacctttaatcccaccactcttGGGGCAAAGgaatctatgagttcaaggccagtctggtctacgtagGGAGCTCCAGAATAGTCAAGGtttatacagtgaaaccctgtctcaccaaaacaaacaataacaataacaaaaagaagtgAGAAATGAACGCTCATACTCCCACGAAGTGTGGGGCCCTCTACCTGCCTGGTGAGGTAGCAATACAGATTTGTGGGGTTTTTCATTTGCTTcgtatttttgtttgtctttttttttttttttttgagacaatttctctaGGTAGTtctggctctcttggaacttgccctctagatcaggctagcctcgaactcacaaaagcactgagtgctgggattaaaggtgtgcaccaccacgcttgGCCTGCATAGGGTGTTTATTATTGTAGATTTTCTTTTAGCATTGAAGTGTGTATAACAGGGTGTCTAACGGAGCTCTTGTGAAGCTCAGGCATCTTGAACCTGGAGTTATAGGTatttgtgagttgcctgatgttGGTGTTGGGATTTGAACTAGATTCTTCATGATAGCGCAGCAACTTCTTACCGTTGAACCATCATCTCTCCCGCTCCTGAATAGCCATTTAAAACACAGATTCCTTGCAGGGTCCTTCCACACTGCCTGAGTCTGCAGAGGCACGGGAGGTCACTGCTATTGTAACCAGGGCTCCAGGGTAGGGTTATCAGAtgaaagagatgactcagttaacTCTGACTTCAGATGAGCAAGTCTCGTGTTTACATGGCAGGAGGCTTTTCTCCCTAACACCATGAAAGTGCATCTTAAAAGGCACAGAACTGTGATTTCCAGGT from Microtus ochrogaster isolate Prairie Vole_2 unplaced genomic scaffold, MicOch1.0 UNK857, whole genome shotgun sequence includes the following:
- the LOC101991834 gene encoding killer cell lectin-like receptor subfamily G member 2; amino-acid sequence: MEWTREASGGGQAAAGYPEEPLESPETEQLQIPVEAPQPRVPDGNPRPERTGQEAADADLRELSEKPQPPARSGSPRLPPLSLGYGAFRRLGSCSREPPSPSPKWAEQPRDGEAELQPWTASGEPGSFAPMELQVDVRVKPVGAAGSSRSPSPAPSTRFLTVPVPESPAFPRRSASTLPRLPRVPSSGSTWGRASPLAATPTEWIGPAEGSAVPPGSPTCRCRCQEPGLSKEDAELLQRAGMDSKKLPRAITLI